The DNA region GATTGTTAAATGTAGGAGTTGATTTAGATGAATTTTAATATTAGTGGTTTAGATGAACTTGATATTCAAATATTAGATATCTTAGTTAAAGATTCAAGAACACCGTATCTTGAAATAGCAAGACAATGTCATGTAAGTGGAGGAACCATTCATGTAAGAATGAAAAAAATGGAGGACCTAGGAATTATCAAAGGTACAAAGCTCATTATTGATAATTCAAAATTGGGCTATGACGTATGCTGTTTTATAGGAATATATCTGGATAAGGCTACTTCATATCTTAGTGCCTTAGAACAGTTAAAGGGTATTAAAGAAATAGTAGAACTTCACTATACTACTGGAGAGTATTCCATTTTCTCTAAAGTAATATGTAAAAGTATAGGTGACTTGCAAGATCTACTTATGACAAAAATACAGGTAATAGACGGTGTCCAAAGAACCAGTACCTTTATATCTCTATCGCAGCCAATAGATAGAAATATACAATTTTAATGATACATAGAATAAAACTTTAAGTAAATTTACTTTATTAAAGTTATAATTTAATAAAAACTAGGCATAATAAAGTTGTAAATTTCAATAAAGGAGATGTGGCTTTATTATGAAAAGCTTAGATATCATTTCACTTGTATTAGTTATAATAGGTGCTATAAACTGGGGTCTAATAGGATTCTTCAGATTTGATTTAGTTGCCGCTTTATTCGGTAATATGTCTACTTTCACAAGAGTTATCTACGCCTTAGTAGGTATAGCAGGCTTATACTCAATATCCTTCTTAGGAAGAGATAGGGATAGAAGAGTAGACAGATAATATTATAAAAAATAAAGCCCCCATTTAGGGCTTTATTTTCGTATCTTTTTTTAATTTTTAATGCAAAATCTTTTTAAATATATCGTTAGAAATAAATAACAATCAAAATTTTACTTATATTCTATTTCACTTCTTTAGGATGCCTAAATTAAAATAGAGATTTTATTGTTTCAAGAAGCTTTATTGCTGCCTTTTTAGGACCTTCCTTTTCCTTACCCTTAATACCAAGACAAGTTCTTATCTGACCAACTTTTATTCCAGCTTTAAAAAATTGATCAAAATAGCTTATTAAAAGTTTTTCTGTTTCTTCCTGTTTTTGTACAGGCCCAAAAGGATTTGCAAAATAAGTTTTAACTAGTCCTTTTTCTGAAGTTGTACCCTTTGCCATTCTTGCTCCATTTCTAAATGTAGGTAATGCTTCTTCTGGACTATTAAAGAATTCTAATTTATCCCCATCATCGTCATAATTATTTGCATATAAGAATAAATCTATTGGATAACCCTTAGTTATATCATTATAAGTGGCTACGGGCATAACCAGTCTGGCATTTATTTTATCAGGATTCATGAATATACTCCTATCTATTTCCCTAAAGGCATAGCCAGGATCAAGATCATCCAATCTTACAAAGGCTCCTATTTCAGTACCATATCCCTTTGGTTTATTATCCCCATCCAGCTTTACTACTCCCATATCATCAAATATTATAGTCATATCACTTATATAGTCTTCGCTGAGTTCTCTAAATGCTTCAAGGCTTTCTGATTTACCTGCGCCACTATCTCCCATAATTATGACATTAGCTATTTTATCATCTTTAGTAACAATATTCACCATAGCTCCATGAATTGGCAAATATCCTCTTTTAATCATTATTAAATTATGAAGTGTCAATGTCATTTTCTTCATGTATCCAAAATAATCTATAGCATCATCATAGCTTACATATCCAAGCATGATATCATTTTCCTTATCGTCATAGAAAACTGTTCTAACCTCTTCATAATCATCTTTTCCACCAAATACGTAAACTATATCTGGCTTAATATTTTCGTATTCCTCACGTCTTGCCATCTCAAATAGATTGCACATAGAAATACCATGGCTCATAAAATCCCTTTGAAAATATACATATGCCAAAAGTTCTCCTACCTTTGCAGGATAACAGAACCAGTGATCTGAATTAATTTCACAACCTTCAATAGGATTTTCAAAACACTCATTGAATATACCGGATCTGGTGTTCTTTTTAGGATAAATTATGAATGGAGGATCTACTAAAACTGAATCTATAAAAGGTATATCTTTTAAGCACTCATAGCCTTCTGGAATTCCCCATTTTATGTGATTCATTATTAAACCCACATTACCTCCAGCAGGTAATTGTCTATAAACATTAGGCTTAGTTCCTATTATGTTTTCTTCAATCTTTCTATAAGTTACTAATATAAGCTTTGAAAATTGAGTATTTGCATCAATGAAATTTACACTTTCAAATCCATAGTTCACTCTAGTATTTTGAACAATAGTATACCTTTCCAGTTTTCTCCAAAAGCCATACAAACCTTCTACGAAATTTACAATTATATTTTTATCTTTTAAAAATACTTCATACTTGTTGTTTAATTTTAAAATTTCTTCCCTATCCATAACAATTAATAACTTAAACACATTTATTATGTCATCTGTTAGTTTTTCCTCGTCTATTTCATCTATACTTTTCTTTATGTATTTATAAAGATTGGAACCTCTTTTCTCAAGACTGTTTAGATATGCTATCATAACCCTTCTAAATCCATTACTTGTTAATAATTGCTCATGAGTAACACAATATTTTGAAGTAAAATTAATCATTGCTTTATCATTACTTAGTGAAAAATCCTTACGCATAAAATAACCCCCTCTTAAATCCCATGCAAGTATATACAGCTATTTCATTCATTTTTATAGCCAACATGTGTAATTATATCATATAAATGAAAGTTATGCATTATCAAAATTGCATTTTTAGACTTTTATTATTTATTTAAGCTATATTTTAATATTTGTTAAATTTACATAGGGATTATTTATTATATGATATCTAATTACATTTATTTCCTACCATTTACTATAAAAAGTGAGATTATAAAAATTAGGTTTTATACTTGGTCATACAAAAATATGCATAAAAATAAGGTTTAACCTAATATTTTCATATAGGCTAAACCTCTTTACACATATTTCAGTAAATATTCCTTCTAATACTCCTGCTGCACTTGGAGTAAAGATTTGTTGCATACATAGATAACAATTTCTAAGTATCGTAAATACAATACTTAGAAATCTGTTTATTAAAATTTCATTATCTCATATGTTTTTTTATACCCTTATGAAGAGTATTTTCATAATCTATGAATTCGTATATATCTTTATCAAATAAACCACTGAATTCTTTCAACTGTTCAATGCTTAAATCCTCTATAGGTAAACTCTTTTCTTCACAGTATAATACAATTTCACCAATGACTCTATGGGCGTCTCTAAAAGCCATGCCCTTGTTAACTAAATAGTCTGCTGCTTCTGTTGCATTTAAGAAACCATGTTTTACAGCTTTAAGCAGCGAATCCTTTTTCACCTTAAGAGTAGCCAGCATTCCATTCATAATTTTAATACAGCTTAATACAGTATTCAATGCATCAAAGAATCCCTCTTTGTCTTCCTGCATATCCTTATTATATGCTAGAGGAAGACCCTTCATAGTTGTTAATATAGATACTAGATCTCCATAAACTCTACCAGCTTTACCTCTTATAAGCTCTGCTGCATCCGGATTTTTCTTTTGAGGCATAATACTGCTTCCTGTAGAAAATTCATCACTTAATTGAATAAAGTCAAATTCCTTTGTGCTCCAAATGATTATCTCTTCACTGAGCCTACTTAAATGCATCATAGCTAGAGAAAAGTCAGAAGTCAATTCTATAATATAATCTCTATCACTAACTCCATCTAAGAAATTATTTACTGGCCCCTTAAAGCCAAGTTCTTTAGCAGTAAAGGCTCTATCAGTATTATAGGTAGTTCCTGCTAGTGCACAGCAGCCTAGAGGACTTTCATCCATTATTTCTATGGAATTTTCAATTCTCTTTTTATCTCTTGAAAACATATTAAAATAAGCCATCATATGATGCTTAAAAGTGACTACCTGAGCTCTTTGCATATGAGTATACCCGGGCATTATATAATCATTTTTTTCTGCTAATGTTTTTATTGTACCTAGAAGCCGACTCAAATTTTCTACTACTTCCTGAGCCCTTTTCTTTGAATATAAACGCATATCCAAAGCAACCTGATCATTTCTACTTCTAGCAGTGTGCATC from Clostridium pasteurianum BC1 includes:
- a CDS encoding phosphoenolpyruvate carboxykinase (ATP), encoding MRKDFSLSNDKAMINFTSKYCVTHEQLLTSNGFRRVMIAYLNSLEKRGSNLYKYIKKSIDEIDEEKLTDDIINVFKLLIVMDREEILKLNNKYEVFLKDKNIIVNFVEGLYGFWRKLERYTIVQNTRVNYGFESVNFIDANTQFSKLILVTYRKIEENIIGTKPNVYRQLPAGGNVGLIMNHIKWGIPEGYECLKDIPFIDSVLVDPPFIIYPKKNTRSGIFNECFENPIEGCEINSDHWFCYPAKVGELLAYVYFQRDFMSHGISMCNLFEMARREEYENIKPDIVYVFGGKDDYEEVRTVFYDDKENDIMLGYVSYDDAIDYFGYMKKMTLTLHNLIMIKRGYLPIHGAMVNIVTKDDKIANVIIMGDSGAGKSESLEAFRELSEDYISDMTIIFDDMGVVKLDGDNKPKGYGTEIGAFVRLDDLDPGYAFREIDRSIFMNPDKINARLVMPVATYNDITKGYPIDLFLYANNYDDDGDKLEFFNSPEEALPTFRNGARMAKGTTSEKGLVKTYFANPFGPVQKQEETEKLLISYFDQFFKAGIKVGQIRTCLGIKGKEKEGPKKAAIKLLETIKSLF
- a CDS encoding Lrp/AsnC ligand binding domain-containing protein, whose translation is MNFNISGLDELDIQILDILVKDSRTPYLEIARQCHVSGGTIHVRMKKMEDLGIIKGTKLIIDNSKLGYDVCCFIGIYLDKATSYLSALEQLKGIKEIVELHYTTGEYSIFSKVICKSIGDLQDLLMTKIQVIDGVQRTSTFISLSQPIDRNIQF
- a CDS encoding DUF378 domain-containing protein, translated to MKSLDIISLVLVIIGAINWGLIGFFRFDLVAALFGNMSTFTRVIYALVGIAGLYSISFLGRDRDRRVDR
- the argH gene encoding argininosuccinate lyase; the encoded protein is MKLWGGRFKNAESKLMEDFNSSLSFDKTLYYEDIIGSIAHVKMLVKCEIISEEDGNKIIEGLDSILKDIEEGKLKIEGDYEDIHSFMEVNLIERIGDAGKKMHTARSRNDQVALDMRLYSKKRAQEVVENLSRLLGTIKTLAEKNDYIMPGYTHMQRAQVVTFKHHMMAYFNMFSRDKKRIENSIEIMDESPLGCCALAGTTYNTDRAFTAKELGFKGPVNNFLDGVSDRDYIIELTSDFSLAMMHLSRLSEEIIIWSTKEFDFIQLSDEFSTGSSIMPQKKNPDAAELIRGKAGRVYGDLVSILTTMKGLPLAYNKDMQEDKEGFFDALNTVLSCIKIMNGMLATLKVKKDSLLKAVKHGFLNATEAADYLVNKGMAFRDAHRVIGEIVLYCEEKSLPIEDLSIEQLKEFSGLFDKDIYEFIDYENTLHKGIKKHMR